A part of Rhodamnia argentea isolate NSW1041297 chromosome 8, ASM2092103v1, whole genome shotgun sequence genomic DNA contains:
- the LOC115738007 gene encoding ankyrin repeat-containing protein BDA1-like, which translates to MDRLQQVIERGNEDELYRLIEQEADLFDRTFEDPVANTPLHDAADKGQTQVAMEMAILKPSFAQKLNRGGHSPMHLALRKKHYRTARALMTLNPELIRVRGQGGITPLHYVAGEKGDNEEEVQALLELLAEFLCACKSSIEDLTSQCETAVHVAVKNHNLRAFKVLLGWLKRVYPREILNWKDQDGNTVLHIAVLERQPEIIKLLIGHVKVNAKNFQGETVLEIFQANPSGDPGLAKSLRLGCLAGLFSRNLPLSQLLSVEPTLFEKFKFQFGYQDESARDIILLVATLVATATYQVGLTPPGGYWGDNTPDPAANSTVATANSSGVAVENPHQAGNIILNGSKLYQFMALNSTVFLVSILTIWITAVPLLPQTLPVYVLASLAGYSFFSTTVIEFPKSDRTTGDLIVNFCMVLLGLVLVLPLCWHISYRLLTGGTDAARRRVGNLLELKDRK; encoded by the exons ATGGACAGGCTTCAACAAGTAATCGAACGTGGCAATGAAGATGAGCTATATCGCTTGATTGAGCAAGAGGCAGATCTCTTTGATCGTACATTTGAGGACCCCGTCGCAAATACTCCACTCCACGACGCTGCGGACAAGGGGCAAACTCAAGTGGCCATGGAGATGGCCATTTTGAAGCCGTCGTTCGCTCAAAAGCTCAATCGAGGGGGTCATAGCCCTATGCACTTGGCTTTGCGAAAGAAGCATTATCGCACCGCGAGGGCACTAATGACCCTCAACCCCGAGTTGATCCGAGTCCGAGGACAAGGTGGGATCACCCCTTTGCATTATGTCGCTGGGGAAAAAGGAGACAATGAGGAGGAGGTCCAGGCACTCCTGGAGCTCTTGGCTGAATTCTTATGCGCTTGCAAATCATCCATCGAAGACTTGACAAGCCAATGCGAGACTGCAGTTCACGTTGCCGTCAAGAACCACAACCTCAGAGCATTCAAGGTTTTGCTTGGATGGCTTAAGCGAGTCTATCCGAGAGAAATCTTGAATTGGAAAGACCAAGATGGTAACACCGTATTACATATTGCTGTTTTAGAAAGGCAGCCCGAG ATCATCAAGCTGTTGATAGGCCATGTCAAAGTAAATGCGAAGAACTTCCAGGGTGAGACCGTGCTGGAAATTTTCCAAGCGAATCCTAGTGGCGATCCAGGTCTTGCGAAGAGCTTGCGCTTAGGATGCCTAGCAGGACTTTTTAGTCGCAACCTCCCTCTGTCACAGCTTTTAAGCGTGGAACCAACCCTCTTTGAGAAGTTCAAATTTCAGTTcggctaccaagatgaatccgCTCGCGACATAATCCTTTTAGTGGCAACCTTGGTTGCGACCGCCACGTACCAAGTCGGGCTCACTCCTCCAGGAGGATACTGGGGGGACAACACTCCAGATCCCGCAGCAAATTCCACCGTTGCCACCGCCAATTCCAGCGGCGTTGCCGTCGAAAACCCACATCAAGCCGGGAACATTATCCTGAACGGCTCGAAACTATACCAGTTCATGGCCCTCAACAGTACGGTTTTTTTGGTGTCCATCCTCACAATCTGGATCACCGCTGTTCCCCTATTGCCCCAGACTCTCCCGGTTTACGTGTTAGCGTCacttgctggttattccttctTCTCTACCACTGTAATCGAATTCCCGAAGTCCGATAGGACCACAGGAGATCTCATAGTGAATTTTTGCATGGTCCTGCTGGGTCTCGTGTTGGTGCTCCCCTTGTGCTGGCACATAAGTTACCGCCTACTCACAGGTGGAACCGATGCCGCAAGGAGACGCGTCGGCAACCTCCTAGAGCTGAAAGATCGGAAATAG
- the LOC115737933 gene encoding LOW QUALITY PROTEIN: probable LRR receptor-like serine/threonine-protein kinase At4g29180 (The sequence of the model RefSeq protein was modified relative to this genomic sequence to represent the inferred CDS: inserted 1 base in 1 codon), giving the protein MLKMLHVPICCLALGVVVHRQQNRGFISIDCGAPNDYHDDDLDIYYKADVGFVDSGTNMQVSTQVIYQNNLQQSKNLRAFPNGTRNCYTLMPDVGKGNTYLVRASFWYGDYDGKNQTPAFDLHIDGNYWTTVNTSSWSYAEIIYTIPRDYIQVCLVNIDSRVPFISALELRLLDNSTYQINSDALVTIWRYNLGSIGTYRHPEDVYDRIWASQTYSGSWSSVSNTTNIATSTRNDAYKVPPEVLMTATQVQDVTDPLILSWNSANSTTVWYIYFHFVELQLQKGLLGLFRELEVYVQDKYVDTIMLENLKPVTVASLPISGHVLNLTVSATARSSLPPLLNVVEFXTVALLPNTPTFLDDFNSMYDVKKTYGVIRASWQGDPCVPTQYSWSGLNCSYNSSPRIVSLNLSSSGLKGLIATSISNLTAVVSLDLSDNSLTESVPEFLTQMPSLKVLNLSGNNLNGSVPRTLLKRKADGSLLLSLDGNPTLCQSDNCQSGNAQPKKKIASIISSVAAVLVLILLGALAVLWIIRRNQIQNVATITTATTSGGPTGTLKLSKNRPFTSTEVTRMTDNFRTVIGEGAFGKVYYGRLDDGTQVAVKMLSRSSKQGYKEFHAEARLLMVVHRRNLVSLIGYYEEFETMALIYEFMSNGNVHQHLSAHNPNVLSWSQRLQIAIDVAQGLEYLHNGCKPPIVHRDLKTTNILLNEHKQAKIADFGLSKAFVTEHDSHISTRPAGTPGYLDPKFHISGNLSKKSDVYSFGVGLLELITGHPAIIRSPEGSMHILHWVTPLIERGDIQSIVDPRLNGQFNISSAWKAVEIAMSCVPMMAVQRPDMNLVLSELKECLTAEVGPGRSQRMGNSLRRSESFEMTSIDLDISPRAC; this is encoded by the exons ATGCTGAAGATGCTGCATGTCCCGATTTGTTGTCTAGCTCTAGGAGTTGTCGTTCACAGGCAACAAAATCGag GTTTCATAAGCATTGATTGCGGGGCACCTAATGATTACCATG atgATGATCTTGACATATACTACAAGGCCGATGTGGGGTTTGTCGATTCCGGAACAAACATGCAGGTGTCTACCCAGGTCATCTACCAAAACAACCTACAACAATCAAAGAACCTCAGGGCTTTCCCCAATGGAACAAGGAATTGTTACACATTAATGCCAGATGTAGGAAAGGGCAACACATATTTGGTCAGGGCTTCATTTTGGTATGGGGACTATGATGGCAAGAATCAAACCCCGGCATTTGACCTTCATATCGATGGTAACTATTGGACCACAGTGAACACTTCGTCTTGGTCATACGCAGAGATTATTTACACTATTCCAAGAGATTACATTCAAGTTTGCTTGGTGAATATCGACTCCAGAGTACCATTCATATCAGCTCTCGAGTTGCGGTTACTGGATAACTCGACTTACCAGATCAATTCCGATGCACTTGTAACCATCTGGAGATATAATTTAGGGAGCATAGGCACA TATAGGCATCCAGAAGATGTATATGATCGCATCTGGGCCAGTCAGACTTATAGTGGAAGTTGGTCGTCAGTCAGTAACACGACAAACATCGCGACAAGTACAAGGAATGATGCTTACAAAGTTCCCCCTGAAGTTCTGATGACCGCCACGCAAGTACAAGATGTCACTGATCCTTTGATTCTGTCCTGGAACTCAGCCAACTCCACCACTGTCTGGTATATATACTTTCACTTTGTGGAGTTGCAACTGCAAAAGGGCCTATTGGGCCTATTCAGAGAACTCGAAGTATACGTACAAGATAAATACGTGGACACCATCATGCTCGAGAACCTAAAGCCAGTGACCGTAGCCTCATTGCCCATAAGCGGACATGTTTTGAACTTGACTGTTAGTGCAACAGCCCGCTCTAGTCTGCCACCTCTCCTCAATGTTGTCGAGT CTACAGTGGCGCTGCTTCCAAATACACCAACTTTTCTGGATGATT TCAATTCCATGTATGACGTCAAGAAAACATATGGAGTGATCAGAGCTAGCTGGCAGGGTGATCCTTGCGTTCCTACACAGTACTCTTGGAGCGGACTGAATTGTAGCTATAATAGTTCTCCGAGAATCGTCTCATT GAACCTGAGCTCTAGTGGACTGAAAGGACTGATAGCTACATCGATCTCCAATTTGACAGCAGTTGTATCCCT GGATTTATCCGACAATTCGTTAACGGAGTCCGTTCCCGAGTTTTTAACACAAATGCCGAGCTTGAAAGTTCT GAATTTAAGTGGAAACAACTTGAATGGCTCTGTTCCTCGAACTCTCTTGAAGAGGAAGGCAGATGGATCATTACTGCTAAG CTTAGATGGAAATCCAACTCTTTGCCAATCAGACAATTGTCAGTCCGGCAATGCTCAGCCAAAGAAAAAGATTGCTTCAATCATTTCATCAGTTGCGGCGGTTCTGGTCTTGATTTTATTGGGTGCTCTTGCAGTATTGTGGATAATCAGAAGAAACCAAATCCAAa ATGTTGCTACTATTACTACTGCCACCACTTCTGGAGGACCTACTGGGACATTAAAGTTGTCAAAAAATCGACCTTTTACATCCACTGAGGTTACAAGAATGACTGATAACTTTAGAACAGTAATTGGAGAGGGAGCATTTGGGAAAGTTTACTACGGCAGACTTGATGATGGCACTCAAGTCGCAGTAAAAATGTTATCTCGATCATCAAAGCAAGGCTACAAGGAGTTTCATGCAGAG GCCCGACTCCTGATGGTCGTTCATCGTAGAAATCTCGTTTCACTTATCGGATATTACGAAGAATTTGAAACCATGGCTCTGATTTATGAATTCATGTCCAACGGAAATGTCCACCAGCATTTGTCAG CACACAACCCTAATGTTTTGAGTTGGAGCCAGAGACTACAAATCGCGATCGATGTAGCTCAAG GATTGGAGTACTTGCATAATGGCTGCAAACCTCCCATTGTCCATAGAGATTTGAAGACGACCAATATTTTACTAAACGAACACAAGCAAGCAAAGATTGCTGATTTTGGATTGTCGAAGGCATTTGTAACAGAGCATGATTCTCACATTTCGACTCGCCCAGCAGGAACCCCTGGTTATCTCGATCCGAA GTTTCATATATCTGGAAACTTGAGCAAGAAAAGCGACGTGTACAGCTTTGGAGTAGGTTTACTCGAGTTAATCACGGGCCACCCCGCCATCATAAGAAGTCCGGAGGGCAGCATGCACATACTTCACTGGGTAACTCCGCTCATAGAAAGAGGGGACATCCAAAGcattgtcgatccgaggttaaATGGCCAATTCAACATCAGTTCTGCATGGAAAGCGGTGGAAATAGCCATGTCGTGTGTGCCAATGATGGCGGTCCAAAGGCCGGACATGAACCTTGTCCTGTCGGAACTAAAAGAATGCTTGACGGCAGAGGTTGGTCCAGGAAGAAGCCAAAGAATGGGAAATAGCTTGAGAAGAAGCGAGTCTTTTGAGATGACCTCAATTGACCTTGATATTTCTCCGAGAGCATGTTAA